One part of the Pecten maximus chromosome 9, xPecMax1.1, whole genome shotgun sequence genome encodes these proteins:
- the LOC117334503 gene encoding purpurin-like has translation MKSPNFVWVCVLGCLVFVSSVRCEAPESNTQTEPVLDSESQGESEPLVPDTGAEKDCRLSSLQLQPDFNLVQFQGYWYSITTNRYWLAIPSWLSVRQANVQVNYKLLSDGSLELKTGGEFVFPFCDFMRGKGSIPDKTQPQKLEVQFDTLLSRSSRKNPYWVVSTDYEGFAVIYSCRKEQEDGTCHPDHTYMWTLNRKRDGHTPEQEEEIKRAATRMCISPDNFKTFKQDGSCKFDADKFPSGGLGLIPFLVIATMMFVILGILLCCCISKTDRVTETKKRQ, from the exons ATGAAGTCTCCAAATTTCGTATGGGTTTGTGTGCTTGGTTGTTTAGTTTTCGTATCATCCGTCAGGTGTGAAGCTCCCGAGTCAAACACACAGACCGAACCGGTGTTGGACTCTGAATCACAGGGAGAAAGTGAACCCCTCGTCCCGGACACTGGAGCAGAGAAGGACTGTCGTTTGAGCTCTCTCCAGCTCCAACCAGACTTTAACCTGGTCCAATTCCAAGGGTACTGGTACTCGATAACGACTAACAGGTACTGGTTAGCCATCCCTAGTTGGCTCAGTGTCCGCCAGGCCAATGTCCAGGTCAACTACAAACTTTTGTCCGACGGAAGCCTCGAACTCAAAACAG GTGGCGAGTTTGTGTTTCCGTTCTGTGACTTCATGAGAGGGAAAGGGTCTATCCCGGACAAAACTCAGCCTCAGAAGCTCGAggttcagtttgacacactTCTCTCGAGATCTTCCAGGAAAAATCCATACTGGGTAGTAAGCACGGACTATGAGGGGTTCGCAGTCATCTACTCGTGTCGGAAAGAGCAGGAAGACGGCACGTGCCACCCTGACCACACCTATATGTGGACCCTGAACAGGAAGCGAGACGGTCACACTCCGGAACAGGAAGAGGAGATTAAAAGAGCAGCAACGCGCATGTGTATCTCACCTgacaattttaaaacatttaaacaagatGGAAGTTGTAAATTTGATGCCGACAAATTCCCGTCAGGAGGATTGGGTTTAATTCCATTTTTAGTCATAGCGACAATGATGTTTGTGATCTTAGGTATTCTATTGTGTTGTTGTATTTCTAAAACTGATCGCGTCACTGAGACAAAGAAAAGACAATAA
- the LOC117334502 gene encoding purpurin-like: MLLFVAVVFAVCGLSYGQPTCKTFDFEMQSDFNMTAFEGFWYVVSSKRPGSVFWNAIAGETMNMQLHFTMLPFGRLEVMASRSSSPHGCFYSIHSAVPVPGSNLTKFDYLHTQYKLPGDSMWVVSTDYDGYAVTYGCDEVLPESGYCDPQQRSRVYT, translated from the exons ATGTTGCTCTTTGTTGCTGTCGTATTTGCAGTGTGTGGCCTAAGCTATGGCCAGCCGACCTGCAAGACGTTCGACTTTGAGATGCAGTCTGATTTCAACATGACAGCGTTCGAAGGATTCTGGTATGTAGTGTCGTCCAAACGGCCTGGCTCCGTGTTCTGGAACGCCATCGCTGGAGAGACGATGAACATGCAGCTACACTTTACCATGTTACCGTTCGGCAGACTCGAAGTCATGGCCA GTCGCAGTTCTTCCCCTCATGGCTGTTTCTACAGTATCCATTCGGCAGTACCTGTTCCAGGATCAAATCTGACAAAATTTGACTATCTACATACACAGTATAAACTCCCCGGAGACTCCATGTGGGTGGTCAGTACGGACTATGACGGATACGCCGTCACCTACGGTTGTGACGAGGTGCTGCCCGAGTCTGGTTACTGTGATCCCCAGCAAAGAAGCCGTGTATACACTTAA